A single window of Nocardia sp. NBC_01327 DNA harbors:
- a CDS encoding FAD-binding and (Fe-S)-binding domain-containing protein, translating into MTLFDTEVALQGPSDVGARLERALRATMDGEVAFDDYSRHLFSRDASMYAITPLGVAFPRHAEDVAAAVRAAGELGVPLVSRGAGTSLAGQTVGPGLVLDMSRHMNRIVEIDPVARTALVEVGVVQDQLNRAVAAYGLMFGPDTSTSNRATIGGMIGNNSAGSGSLTYGMTIDHVRALEVVLSDGSHARLDAVDEAERMRRAGAGTLEGLIYHALPKLVRAEEEVIRAGMPVFWRRAGGYRLDRLVDFGEEHPFDLAKFVVGAEGTLLIITHALVDLVPKPAHTVYAVGHFTDTAGAIAATTDALSCEPHQVELMDRTILELSRQKIEYAGLGDILVGDPGALLFVSFSGDDEAALLAGLDRLDALWQRNGHGYHTIRAITPADQTALLKVRKSSLGLLMAAGEGTRRPLAFVEDTAVDPVHLAEYTRRFQEILDEHQLEAGFYGHCSVGCLHIRPFVDLTDPGEVAKMRKVAEAVKDLVAEYGGVNSSEHGDGLARSEFNREIFGDALYEVMRKVKRLFDPENIMNPGKIVDAPAMTDNLRDRDALPPAPPMTTTLQFEVVGGMRGAADRCMNIGLCRKAGPGVMCPSYIATRNEEHATRGRANALVKALSEPDPHAALGGERLHEILDLCLMCKACKSECPMSVDMASLKAETLSHHHQIHGTPLRSRMFGSIRLLNRLGSATAPLSNVLGRVELLRRFLDRSLGIAFARPLPVFQRVNLIRWFRRHHRAAPPVSGLLGTVNWLADSFTTFTEPHIGQAAIELLERSGWRVELASGGCCGRSSMSKGLLEDARKKAAALVDSLVTTTEPGSPIVGCEPSCLFMLRDEHTALLPDSEDVRTVGRRVKQVEELLVEAIDAGWLTLRPDSPLAGRRIVFHGHCHQKAEVGTAATMALLQRIPGVRVEEIDSGCCGMAGSFGFESEHYEMSLTVGEDRLFPALAAEPHDTIVAATGVSCRQQIFHGAGRTAWHPVELVREAMGE; encoded by the coding sequence ATGACACTCTTCGATACCGAGGTCGCGTTGCAGGGCCCGTCGGACGTGGGCGCGCGACTGGAGCGGGCATTGCGCGCGACCATGGACGGTGAGGTCGCCTTCGACGACTACAGCCGCCACCTGTTCTCCCGCGACGCCAGCATGTACGCGATAACTCCACTGGGCGTGGCCTTTCCGCGGCATGCGGAGGATGTCGCCGCGGCGGTGCGGGCCGCCGGAGAGCTCGGCGTACCCCTCGTGTCCCGGGGCGCGGGCACCAGTCTGGCCGGGCAGACCGTCGGCCCCGGCCTGGTCCTGGACATGTCCCGGCATATGAACCGGATCGTGGAGATCGATCCGGTGGCCCGGACCGCGCTGGTGGAGGTCGGGGTGGTGCAGGATCAGCTCAATCGGGCCGTCGCCGCATACGGGCTGATGTTCGGCCCGGACACCTCGACCAGCAATCGGGCCACGATCGGCGGGATGATCGGCAACAATTCCGCGGGCAGCGGTTCCCTCACCTACGGCATGACGATCGATCATGTGCGGGCGCTGGAGGTGGTGCTCAGCGACGGTTCCCATGCGCGATTGGACGCCGTCGACGAGGCCGAGCGCATGCGGCGCGCGGGCGCGGGCACGCTGGAAGGGCTGATCTACCACGCACTTCCGAAGCTGGTCCGGGCCGAGGAGGAGGTCATCCGGGCGGGGATGCCGGTGTTCTGGCGTCGCGCCGGCGGTTACCGTCTCGACCGGCTGGTCGACTTCGGCGAGGAGCATCCTTTCGATCTGGCCAAGTTCGTCGTCGGCGCCGAGGGCACACTGCTGATCATCACGCACGCGCTGGTGGATCTGGTGCCCAAGCCCGCGCACACGGTGTACGCGGTCGGTCACTTCACCGATACCGCCGGCGCCATCGCGGCCACCACGGACGCATTGAGCTGCGAACCCCATCAGGTCGAGTTGATGGACCGCACGATTCTCGAACTGTCCCGGCAGAAGATCGAATACGCCGGACTCGGCGACATTCTTGTCGGCGATCCGGGGGCGCTGCTGTTCGTCTCCTTCAGCGGTGACGATGAGGCGGCGCTGCTCGCGGGGCTGGATCGGCTCGATGCGCTGTGGCAGCGAAACGGGCACGGCTACCACACCATTCGCGCGATCACCCCGGCCGATCAGACCGCATTGCTGAAGGTGCGCAAATCCAGCCTGGGTCTGCTGATGGCCGCGGGCGAGGGCACCCGCCGCCCGCTCGCCTTCGTGGAGGACACCGCTGTCGATCCGGTACACCTGGCCGAATACACCAGGCGGTTCCAGGAGATTCTCGACGAGCACCAGTTGGAGGCGGGGTTCTACGGCCACTGTTCGGTGGGCTGCCTGCACATTCGGCCGTTCGTGGACCTCACCGATCCTGGCGAGGTGGCGAAAATGCGGAAGGTCGCCGAGGCCGTCAAGGATCTCGTCGCCGAATACGGCGGCGTGAACTCCAGCGAACACGGTGACGGCCTCGCGCGCAGTGAGTTCAATCGCGAGATCTTCGGTGATGCGCTCTACGAGGTCATGCGAAAGGTCAAGCGGCTCTTCGACCCCGAGAACATCATGAACCCGGGCAAGATCGTCGACGCGCCCGCGATGACCGACAATCTGCGCGACCGCGACGCGCTGCCGCCCGCACCGCCGATGACCACGACGCTGCAGTTCGAGGTGGTCGGCGGAATGCGCGGCGCGGCGGATCGGTGCATGAATATCGGCCTGTGCCGCAAGGCCGGACCGGGCGTCATGTGCCCGTCCTACATCGCGACCAGAAATGAGGAGCACGCCACCCGCGGCCGGGCCAATGCCCTGGTGAAAGCCCTCTCCGAACCGGATCCGCATGCGGCACTGGGCGGTGAGCGATTGCACGAGATTCTCGATCTGTGCCTGATGTGCAAGGCCTGCAAGAGCGAATGCCCGATGAGTGTGGATATGGCCTCGCTCAAGGCCGAAACGCTCTCGCACCATCACCAGATCCACGGAACGCCCTTGCGCTCCAGGATGTTCGGCTCGATTCGGCTACTGAACCGGCTCGGTTCGGCGACCGCGCCGCTGTCGAACGTGCTGGGCCGGGTGGAATTGCTGCGCCGGTTCCTGGACCGTTCGCTCGGCATCGCCTTCGCCCGGCCGCTGCCGGTCTTCCAGCGGGTCAATCTGATTCGCTGGTTCCGCCGCCATCACCGGGCGGCTCCGCCGGTCTCCGGCTTGCTGGGCACGGTCAACTGGCTCGCCGATTCGTTCACCACCTTCACCGAACCGCATATCGGGCAGGCGGCCATCGAACTGCTGGAACGGTCGGGCTGGCGGGTGGAACTGGCGAGCGGCGGCTGCTGCGGCCGGTCGAGCATGTCCAAGGGGCTGCTCGAGGATGCGCGGAAAAAGGCTGCGGCGCTGGTCGATTCGCTCGTGACGACCACCGAACCGGGCTCGCCGATCGTCGGCTGCGAACCGTCGTGCCTGTTCATGCTGCGGGACGAGCACACCGCGCTGCTGCCGGATTCGGAGGATGTGCGCACGGTGGGCCGCCGGGTCAAACAGGTCGAGGAATTGCTTGTCGAGGCGATCGATGCCGGTTGGCTCACCCTGCGCCCCGATTCCCCGCTCGCGGGACGGCGCATCGTGTTCCACGGCCACTGCCATCAGAAGGCAGAGGTCGGCACCGCCGCCACCATGGCGCTGCTGCAACGGATTCCGGGTGTCCGGGTCGAGGAGATCGATTCCGGCTGCTGCGGAATGGCGGGCTCCTTCGGCTTCGAATCCGAACACTACGAAATGTCGCTCACCGTAGGCGAAGACCGGCTGTTCCCGGCCCTTGCCGCCGAGCCGCACGACACCATTGTGGCCGCCACCGGAGTGTCCTGCCGTCAGCAGATCTTCCACGGCGCGGGTCGTACGGCGTGGCATCCGGTCGAGCTGGTCCGGGAAGCGATGGGGGAGTAG
- a CDS encoding MFS transporter, whose translation MIERTSPVRRLSENKRWIYILPIVVFIYVICYIDRTNISFALPHLKTDMNLTGAQQGLASGIFFWGYLLLQIPGGYMAERWSARRWIAILMVLWSLAAMAQGLTHSIGQLLLARFLLGVAEGGVQPALMATIRAWFPFAERSRAFAIFKLYTPIAAIVAAPFSGVILTYFDWRWMFLIQGGAPLVIGLAAWLAVVRDTPAKARWLSQNEREYIERSRLEEGEPLVHHGTFKAAFTSRIVWRFALIYTMTQMGLLGLTLWLPSVLKKAFHTDLKVGLVAVLPQIAAGIAIILVGRSADRRGRHVAHMAVVLGAAAMILVGASFISADQKWLVLGAMILGTAASIAWYGPFWATVTKLTPVAAAGAGLGLINGVGNLGSFFGPYIGGWLSDISGGGYALTQAFFGAVFAIAALLVLTLRKPLRAATTHETADPAAPPLLPMAMDKKDFQ comes from the coding sequence TTGATCGAGCGAACGTCCCCTGTCCGGCGACTGTCCGAAAACAAGCGGTGGATCTACATTCTGCCGATCGTCGTCTTCATCTATGTCATCTGCTATATCGACCGCACCAATATCAGTTTCGCGCTGCCGCATCTCAAGACCGATATGAATCTCACCGGGGCCCAGCAGGGTCTGGCGAGCGGCATCTTCTTCTGGGGCTATCTGCTGCTGCAGATTCCCGGCGGCTATATGGCCGAAAGATGGAGTGCGAGAAGGTGGATCGCGATCCTGATGGTGCTGTGGAGCCTGGCCGCCATGGCGCAGGGCCTGACCCACTCCATCGGGCAGCTGCTGCTGGCCCGCTTCCTGCTCGGCGTCGCCGAGGGCGGTGTGCAACCCGCGCTGATGGCCACCATCCGGGCGTGGTTCCCGTTTGCCGAAAGGAGCCGGGCCTTCGCGATATTCAAGCTCTACACCCCGATCGCGGCGATCGTCGCGGCGCCGTTCTCCGGTGTCATTCTCACCTATTTCGACTGGCGCTGGATGTTCCTCATCCAGGGTGGTGCGCCACTGGTCATCGGGCTCGCCGCCTGGCTCGCGGTGGTCCGCGATACGCCCGCCAAGGCCCGGTGGCTCTCGCAGAACGAGCGTGAGTACATCGAGCGATCCCGGCTCGAGGAAGGTGAGCCGCTGGTCCATCACGGAACGTTCAAGGCCGCCTTCACCAGTCGGATCGTCTGGCGCTTCGCCCTCATCTACACCATGACCCAGATGGGTCTGCTCGGACTGACACTGTGGTTGCCGAGCGTGCTCAAAAAGGCCTTCCACACCGATTTGAAGGTGGGGCTGGTGGCGGTGCTGCCCCAGATCGCCGCGGGTATCGCCATCATTCTGGTCGGACGGTCGGCGGACCGGCGCGGCCGGCATGTCGCGCATATGGCGGTGGTGCTCGGCGCGGCGGCCATGATTCTCGTCGGCGCGAGTTTCATTTCGGCGGACCAGAAGTGGCTTGTGCTCGGGGCGATGATCCTCGGCACGGCGGCGTCGATCGCCTGGTACGGCCCGTTCTGGGCGACGGTCACCAAACTCACCCCCGTGGCAGCCGCGGGCGCGGGACTGGGGCTCATCAATGGCGTCGGCAATCTGGGCAGCTTCTTCGGGCCCTATATCGGCGGCTGGCTCAGCGATATCAGCGGTGGCGGTTACGCGCTCACGCAGGCGTTCTTCGGTGCGGTGTTCGCCATCGCGGCGCTGCTCGTACTGACCCTGCGTAAACCGTTGCGCGCGGCGACGACGCACGAGACGGCCGATCCCGCCGCGCCACCGCTCTTGCCGATGGCCATGGACAAGAAGGACTTTCAATGA
- a CDS encoding pyridoxal-phosphate-dependent aminotransferase family protein: MSAQSGRHFLQIPGPTNVPDRVLRAIAQPTIDHRGPDFAELTLDLLVRTKPVFGTSGPVVIYPSSGTGAWEAALVNTLSPGDRVLAFETGHFASLWRDMAERLGLIVEFVPGDWRRGADPAALAERLAADTAHGIAAVMVVHNETSTGVTSRIPEIRAAIDEADHPALLLVDTISSLGSIDYRHDDWGVDVTVGCSQKGLMLPPGLSFNAISDKALAAAATARLPKSYWDWTAILDTNEHGFYPYTPATNLLYGLREALLLLEEEGLPNVFARHSRHAEATRAAVRGWGLEVLCVNEREYSGSLTAVLLGEQHDADKVRRIILDRFDMSLGTGLGKLAGRVFRIGHLGDFNDLMLAGTLSGVQMGLELAGVDIDPAGTQAALAVLRTA, encoded by the coding sequence ATGAGCGCTCAGAGTGGACGGCACTTCCTGCAGATCCCCGGACCGACCAATGTCCCGGACCGGGTACTGCGCGCCATCGCGCAACCGACCATCGATCACCGCGGTCCCGACTTCGCGGAACTGACCCTGGACCTATTGGTCAGGACCAAACCGGTGTTCGGCACCAGCGGACCGGTGGTCATCTACCCCTCGTCCGGCACCGGTGCGTGGGAGGCGGCTCTGGTCAACACCCTCTCGCCCGGTGATCGCGTACTGGCCTTCGAAACCGGTCACTTCGCGAGCCTGTGGCGCGATATGGCCGAACGCCTCGGCCTGATCGTCGAATTCGTGCCCGGAGATTGGCGGCGCGGCGCCGACCCGGCGGCGCTGGCCGAACGGCTGGCCGCCGATACCGCACACGGCATCGCCGCGGTGATGGTCGTGCACAACGAGACCTCGACCGGAGTCACCAGTCGCATACCGGAGATTCGGGCGGCCATCGACGAGGCCGATCATCCGGCGCTGCTGCTGGTCGACACCATCTCCTCGCTGGGATCGATCGATTACCGGCACGACGACTGGGGTGTCGATGTGACGGTCGGCTGCTCGCAGAAGGGGCTCATGCTGCCACCGGGCTTGAGCTTCAACGCGATCAGCGACAAGGCGCTGGCGGCCGCCGCGACGGCGCGACTGCCGAAATCGTATTGGGACTGGACCGCCATCCTGGACACCAACGAGCACGGCTTCTACCCGTACACACCGGCCACCAACCTGCTCTACGGACTCCGGGAAGCCCTGCTGCTCCTGGAGGAAGAGGGACTGCCCAATGTGTTCGCGCGGCACAGCCGGCATGCCGAAGCGACCCGGGCGGCGGTGCGCGGCTGGGGTCTCGAGGTGCTGTGCGTGAACGAGCGCGAGTACTCCGGTTCCCTGACCGCGGTGCTGCTCGGCGAGCAGCACGATGCCGACAAGGTGCGCCGAATCATCCTGGACCGCTTCGACATGTCCCTGGGCACCGGCCTGGGCAAGCTCGCCGGGCGCGTGTTCCGGATCGGTCACCTCGGCGATTTCAACGATCTGATGCTCGCCGGAACACTCTCCGGCGTCCAGATGGGACTCGAGCTGGCCGGCGTCGATATCGACCCCGCCGGCACCCAGGCCGCCCTCGCGGTGCTGCGCACCGCCTGA
- a CDS encoding IclR family transcriptional regulator, whose translation MLNTLRVLEEVAARQPIGVGELARALEMPKSTVQRALLTLDEAGWIRPGSGEVTRWVLTTKALAVGSRAGGDLGLRGAALPIMEDLRRHTGETIHLTVPEDGRMVLIERLETDKPVRTSMALGHSLPFHASANGKAVLANSSAEVLRALLVDELPRYTETTITDPDALRAELAAIRAHGFAVNRGEWRNDVGAVAAVVMGGHEKPIASISVNIPIGRLTPESEILFGEAVREAASSLGARLG comes from the coding sequence GTGCTGAATACGCTCCGCGTACTGGAGGAAGTCGCCGCGCGGCAGCCCATCGGCGTGGGCGAATTGGCCCGGGCGCTCGAGATGCCCAAGAGCACGGTGCAGCGGGCACTGCTCACGCTCGACGAGGCCGGATGGATTCGCCCCGGTTCCGGTGAGGTGACCCGATGGGTGCTGACCACCAAGGCGCTCGCGGTCGGCAGTCGCGCCGGCGGTGATCTCGGCCTGCGCGGGGCGGCCCTGCCGATCATGGAGGATCTGCGCCGGCATACCGGGGAGACCATTCACCTGACGGTCCCCGAGGACGGCCGCATGGTGCTCATCGAGCGGCTGGAGACCGATAAACCGGTGCGCACCAGCATGGCGCTCGGGCATTCGCTGCCCTTCCACGCCTCGGCCAATGGCAAAGCGGTCCTTGCCAACAGCAGCGCCGAGGTCCTCAGGGCGCTGCTCGTGGACGAACTCCCGCGCTACACCGAGACGACCATCACCGACCCGGACGCACTGCGCGCCGAGCTGGCCGCCATCAGGGCCCACGGGTTCGCCGTCAATCGCGGCGAATGGCGCAATGATGTCGGCGCGGTGGCCGCCGTCGTCATGGGCGGCCACGAGAAGCCGATCGCCAGCATCAGCGTGAATATCCCGATCGGCCGGCTCACACCGGAATCGGAGATCCTGTTCGGCGAGGCGGTGCGGGAGGCGGCGAGCAGTCTGGGTGCACGCCTGGGTTAG